One window of the Chryseobacterium sp. CY350 genome contains the following:
- a CDS encoding methylmalonyl-CoA mutase family protein, which yields MPYTENFSNWEQLVKKQLKTDDIYTILKKENLEGIDVKPFYDSVEKPLVNLPKVEESTHLVATYHETLEEDVFAFLLNENVENLVSKTIFVNNKDLAEHISPQDEDQYFSLIDVFDEKNGIIDDQLVKELLAKDFKRNVCVDVSLHQNSGASIVQQLGIALAKTKELVEDYGAEILNKLIFKLAIGANYFFEISKIRAFKLVFNQLSKEYGLDDIPYIFAETSSRNKSVSDSENNLIRSTLELAAAMIGGADAVFSTNYQIGNNTENSEEISFKQQIVLAYESIINVFEDASNGSYYIEDITEQIAKISWQFFLEIENSGGYLENLKQGILQKQIYDRAVEEQKWVEEGKIKLIGVNLYPKLDVKKSVQELYNEKEIKAVRWAEMFE from the coding sequence ATGCCATATACAGAAAACTTTTCTAATTGGGAACAGCTCGTTAAAAAACAGCTAAAAACTGATGATATTTACACGATTCTGAAAAAAGAAAATTTGGAGGGAATTGATGTAAAGCCTTTTTACGATTCAGTAGAAAAGCCGTTGGTAAATCTTCCTAAGGTAGAAGAAAGCACGCATTTAGTAGCGACGTATCATGAAACTTTGGAAGAAGATGTCTTTGCATTTTTACTGAACGAAAATGTGGAAAATTTGGTAAGTAAAACTATTTTTGTCAATAATAAAGATCTGGCAGAACATATCAGTCCGCAGGATGAAGACCAATATTTTTCTCTTATTGATGTTTTTGATGAAAAAAACGGAATAATTGATGATCAGTTGGTTAAAGAATTATTAGCAAAAGATTTTAAAAGAAATGTCTGTGTTGATGTTTCACTTCATCAAAATTCCGGAGCATCAATTGTTCAGCAGTTAGGAATTGCTTTGGCAAAAACAAAAGAACTGGTTGAAGATTACGGAGCGGAAATCTTAAACAAATTAATTTTTAAATTGGCAATCGGTGCAAATTATTTCTTCGAGATTTCTAAAATACGTGCTTTTAAACTCGTTTTTAATCAGCTTTCAAAAGAGTATGGTTTAGATGATATTCCGTATATTTTTGCTGAAACGTCTTCAAGAAATAAATCAGTTTCTGACAGTGAAAATAATTTGATCCGTTCAACCTTAGAGCTTGCAGCGGCAATGATTGGCGGCGCAGATGCAGTTTTCAGCACCAATTATCAGATAGGAAATAATACGGAGAATTCTGAGGAAATTTCATTCAAGCAACAGATCGTTTTGGCTTACGAAAGTATTATTAATGTTTTTGAAGATGCATCAAACGGAAGTTATTATATCGAAGACATTACTGAGCAAATAGCGAAAATATCGTGGCAATTCTTTTTAGAAATTGAAAATTCCGGAGGTTATCTGGAAAATTTAAAACAAGGAATTCTTCAGAAACAAATCTACGATCGAGCTGTTGAAGAACAAAAATGGGTTGAGGAAGGAAAAATTAAACTGATTGGTGTTAATCTATATCCAAAGTTAGACGTTAAAAAATCCGTTCAAGAACTTTATAACGAAAAGGAAATTAAAGCAGTTCGTTGGGCTGAAATGTTTGAATAA
- a CDS encoding FtsB family cell division protein has translation MAEKELIKDIQPKSETVKFLQNYVFNKYVIAICLFLVWMIFFDKTSFLVINELNGEIGKYEEQLAYYKSEYEKNDQFYKKLMNNKSEKEKYARENYFMKKPNEEIFILVVDSANIAKK, from the coding sequence ATGGCTGAGAAAGAATTAATCAAAGATATTCAACCCAAATCGGAGACTGTAAAGTTTCTTCAGAATTATGTATTTAATAAATATGTGATAGCAATTTGTCTTTTTTTGGTTTGGATGATTTTTTTCGATAAGACTTCGTTTTTAGTAATCAATGAGCTGAATGGTGAAATTGGTAAGTACGAAGAGCAGCTTGCTTACTATAAATCAGAATACGAAAAGAATGATCAATTCTACAAAAAGCTGATGAATAATAAATCTGAGAAAGAAAAATACGCCAGAGAAAACTACTTTATGAAGAAACCAAATGAGGAGATCTTTATTTTGGTGGTAGACAGCGCAAATATTGCAAAAAAATAA
- the udk gene encoding uridine kinase, with protein sequence MLVIGIAGGTGSGKTTVVDKIIQQLDIEGMNILSQDNYYHDNHNLTLTEREALNYDHPKSIDFELMLKHVKALKNNESIEQPVYSFVTHSRTGDHVTVEPKNVLVVEGILVLTNKELLKEFDLKVFVHADSDERLIRRIRRDTQERGRDLNEVLHRYQTTLKPMHQEFIEPSKNDADLIIPNMKQNSVAIDFLTTVIKNSLRKH encoded by the coding sequence ATGCTTGTAATAGGAATTGCGGGAGGAACAGGATCCGGCAAAACTACGGTTGTCGATAAAATCATTCAACAGCTTGACATTGAGGGAATGAATATATTATCTCAGGATAATTATTATCATGATAATCATAATCTTACACTGACGGAAAGAGAAGCGTTAAATTACGATCATCCTAAGTCAATAGATTTTGAACTCATGCTGAAACACGTAAAAGCATTAAAAAATAACGAATCAATCGAACAGCCCGTGTATAGTTTCGTTACGCATTCAAGAACTGGTGATCACGTAACCGTTGAGCCAAAAAACGTTTTGGTAGTAGAAGGAATTTTGGTTCTCACGAACAAAGAATTGCTGAAGGAATTTGATCTGAAAGTCTTTGTACATGCAGATTCCGACGAAAGACTGATTAGAAGAATCAGAAGAGATACGCAGGAAAGAGGAAGAGATCTAAATGAAGTATTACACCGTTATCAGACGACTTTGAAGCCGATGCATCAGGAATTTATTGAGCCTTCAAAAAATGATGCAGATTTAATTATTCCCAATATGAAGCAAAATTCTGTAGCGATAGATTTTCTGACGACCGTAATTAAAAATTCATTGAGAAAACATTAA
- a CDS encoding ATP-dependent Clp protease adaptor ClpS, translated as MIFYNSIKDYENPKRQYEEEVLVLDETDEVYKLILHNDDIHTFDDVIEALIEICKHDLIQAEQCTMLVHYKGKCTVKTGSMDVLKPMHEKLISRSLTSEIV; from the coding sequence ATGATTTTTTATAATAGCATAAAAGATTACGAAAATCCGAAACGTCAGTATGAAGAAGAAGTTCTTGTTTTGGATGAAACGGATGAAGTTTACAAATTAATTTTGCATAATGATGATATCCATACTTTTGATGATGTCATAGAAGCACTGATAGAAATTTGTAAACATGACCTTATACAAGCCGAGCAGTGTACAATGCTCGTACATTATAAAGGTAAATGCACGGTAAAAACTGGCTCGATGGATGTTTTGAAACCTATGCATGAGAAATTAATTTCAAGAAGCTTAACAAGCGAAATCGTATAA
- a CDS encoding hemolysin family protein yields the protein MDSDIVRLLLALFLVLLNGFFVAAEFSIVKVRYSQIQLKAAEGDSMAKQAEHIIKHLDEYLSATQLGITLASLALGWVGESAMHHVIDNLFHSLNINFSESTVTTISIVISFLIITVMHIVFGELIPKSIAIRKAEATTMATAVPLRVFYTVFKPFIWLMNLMSNGVLRLMKIHPASEQEIHSTEELQLLVKQSADSGEIEEENYEIIKNAFDFTDHSAKQIMVPRQNITSIDFADDLNEIINKIMESGYSRIPVYENSIDNIIGVFYTKEIIREFVKRKGELSHEDLRELMRESFFVVGSKKISDLLKIFQQKKQHLAIVIDEFGGTEGIITLEDILEELVGEIQDEEDDEEKLVDKVGDNIFWVKATQPLDEINESLPKKLTVSEESEYNTLAGFILHALEDIPEENQEFDLENYHFKILKMNNKSVEMVELIYNEPNNIVDDILDKFGED from the coding sequence ATGGACTCGGACATAGTCAGGCTACTATTAGCTTTGTTTCTTGTATTATTAAATGGCTTTTTCGTAGCCGCAGAATTTTCAATTGTTAAAGTTCGTTATTCTCAAATTCAGCTTAAAGCCGCCGAAGGTGATTCTATGGCAAAACAAGCTGAACATATAATCAAACATCTTGATGAATATCTCTCTGCCACGCAACTTGGGATTACTTTAGCATCACTTGCTTTAGGTTGGGTTGGCGAAAGTGCGATGCATCACGTAATTGATAATTTATTTCATTCCCTAAATATCAATTTTAGCGAATCTACTGTTACAACTATTTCGATTGTCATCAGTTTTCTGATTATCACAGTTATGCACATCGTTTTTGGTGAATTGATTCCTAAATCGATCGCCATCAGAAAGGCAGAAGCAACCACAATGGCAACTGCAGTTCCTTTAAGAGTGTTTTATACGGTTTTCAAACCATTTATCTGGTTAATGAATTTAATGTCTAATGGAGTTTTGCGTTTGATGAAAATCCATCCGGCTTCAGAGCAGGAAATTCACTCTACAGAAGAGCTTCAGCTTTTGGTAAAACAAAGTGCAGACAGCGGTGAAATTGAAGAAGAAAACTATGAGATCATTAAAAATGCATTCGATTTTACAGATCACTCTGCGAAACAGATCATGGTTCCAAGACAAAATATTACGTCGATTGATTTTGCAGATGATTTAAATGAAATCATTAATAAGATCATGGAAAGCGGTTACTCAAGGATTCCTGTTTATGAAAATTCTATTGATAACATAATTGGTGTTTTTTATACTAAAGAAATCATCCGAGAATTTGTTAAAAGAAAAGGAGAATTAAGCCATGAAGATCTGCGAGAATTGATGCGGGAATCTTTTTTTGTGGTAGGAAGTAAGAAGATTTCAGACTTATTGAAAATTTTCCAGCAGAAAAAACAGCATTTGGCAATCGTTATTGACGAGTTTGGTGGTACAGAAGGAATTATTACTCTTGAAGATATTTTAGAAGAACTGGTTGGCGAAATTCAGGATGAGGAAGATGATGAAGAAAAGCTCGTTGACAAAGTAGGAGATAATATTTTTTGGGTAAAAGCTACACAGCCATTAGATGAGATTAACGAATCTTTACCTAAAAAACTAACTGTTTCTGAAGAAAGTGAATACAATACTTTGGCAGGATTTATTTTGCACGCCTTAGAAGATATTCCTGAAGAAAACCAGGAGTTTGACTTAGAGAATTACCACTTCAAGATCTTAAAAATGAATAATAAGAGTGTTGAGATGGTAGAATTGATTTATAATGAACCTAATAATATCGTAGATGATATTTTAGATAAATTTGGAGAAGATTAA
- the atpG gene encoding ATP synthase F1 subunit gamma, protein MANLKEIRGRISSISSTMQITRAMKMVSAAKLKKAQDAIVMLRPYSEKLQEIIQNVNSSSDPDQVSIYAQKREVKKVLFIAVTSNRGLAGAFNSNVVKELNIQFQNNSQYEIEVLTIGKKAYDAVRRGRTVFSNESNVFDKLSFDVVSNVTETVMSNFREGKFDEVYVIYNKFINAATQEVMTEKVLPISMVETDAAETQVETDYIFEPNRNEILDNLIPKSIKTQVFKAVLDSVASEHGARMTAMHKATDNAQELKNDLVIFYNKARQAAITNEILEIVSGAEALKNS, encoded by the coding sequence ATGGCAAACTTAAAAGAAATACGAGGAAGAATCAGTTCGATTTCATCTACGATGCAGATCACACGTGCAATGAAAATGGTTTCGGCAGCGAAACTTAAAAAAGCACAGGATGCCATCGTAATGTTGAGACCGTATTCTGAAAAACTGCAGGAAATCATCCAGAATGTGAATTCTAGTTCAGATCCTGATCAGGTTTCTATTTATGCTCAAAAAAGAGAGGTTAAAAAAGTACTTTTTATTGCTGTAACTTCAAACAGAGGTTTGGCAGGTGCCTTTAACTCTAATGTTGTGAAAGAACTGAATATTCAGTTCCAAAACAATTCTCAGTACGAAATTGAAGTTCTTACCATTGGTAAAAAGGCTTACGATGCTGTGAGAAGAGGGCGTACCGTTTTCTCTAATGAAAGTAATGTTTTTGATAAGCTAAGTTTTGACGTTGTTTCAAATGTTACCGAAACGGTAATGAGCAACTTTAGAGAAGGTAAATTTGACGAAGTTTATGTAATTTACAATAAATTTATCAATGCTGCTACTCAGGAAGTAATGACAGAAAAAGTTCTCCCTATTTCTATGGTAGAAACCGATGCTGCGGAAACTCAGGTTGAAACAGATTATATTTTTGAGCCAAACAGAAACGAAATTTTGGACAATTTAATTCCGAAATCTATCAAAACTCAGGTTTTCAAAGCGGTTTTAGATTCTGTAGCTTCAGAGCACGGTGCCAGAATGACAGCCATGCACAAAGCAACAGATAATGCACAGGAACTAAAGAATGATTTAGTTATTTTCTACAACAAAGCAAGACAGGCTGCCATTACAAACGAGATCTTAGAAATCGTATCAGGAGCAGAAGCTTTGAAAAACTCGTAA